A section of the Elizabethkingia anophelis R26 genome encodes:
- a CDS encoding endonuclease MutS2, which yields MIYPDNFEEKIGINTIREFIIEKCHSVLGVEKVESMAFSSDYTTVSEWLEQTHEFLQIIQNKEDFPVYNYLDLRQALINIDKDPTVWFSEEDVSGLGNSLMAVDRITAFLNNSRASDNSIKYPMLHTMSGKIKTFPQFVEKTYSILDKSGRIKDNASHLLADIRKNKTEAAKDITRNMQAAIRNAQSQGIVSKEVFPDMRNGYLVIPVIASYKRRIKGEVRGDSGSGRTVYIEPEAVVEATNRLKELEADERREVIRILTEFTNMLRPEVADLLISYDFLGTIDFIRAKALFSARINAVKPVFENKQQMNWIQAVHPLLNITLRQQNKKAIPLDIVLNQENRILVVSGVNAGGKSLCLKTAALLQYMLQSGLLIPVRSGSHAGIFDHIFIDIGDGQSIENSLSTYTSHLKNMKFFVEHNDDKTLLLIDEFGSGTEPQIGGAIAETLLERFNRKHSFGLITTHFQNLKQFAYETKGIVNGAMLYDVEEMKPLYKLAIGNPGSSFAIEVARKTGLPEDVIMDSAERIGTEFANMDNLLQSIVRDKLYWEKKRKEVEVSEGQSCSDCVGKTLNENREIETAAEVSVVGIGDRVKLEGQAAIGTVLDIKGKQATVVFGAIKSIVKYERLIRFE from the coding sequence ATGATTTACCCGGATAATTTTGAAGAAAAAATAGGAATTAATACAATCCGAGAATTTATTATAGAAAAATGCCACAGTGTACTTGGAGTGGAGAAAGTAGAATCAATGGCTTTTTCATCCGATTATACTACAGTTTCAGAATGGCTGGAACAGACGCATGAATTTTTACAGATTATACAGAATAAAGAAGATTTTCCGGTATATAATTATCTGGATCTTCGGCAAGCTCTTATTAATATAGACAAAGACCCAACAGTATGGTTCTCGGAGGAGGATGTTTCCGGACTTGGAAATTCCCTTATGGCTGTTGATCGTATTACAGCATTTTTAAATAATTCCAGAGCGTCGGATAATAGTATTAAATATCCGATGCTTCATACTATGAGCGGAAAAATAAAAACATTTCCACAATTTGTAGAAAAAACATATTCTATATTGGACAAATCCGGACGTATAAAAGATAATGCTTCACATCTGCTGGCAGACATCCGTAAGAATAAAACAGAGGCTGCTAAAGATATTACGAGAAATATGCAGGCAGCTATTCGCAATGCACAGTCACAAGGTATTGTTTCAAAAGAAGTATTCCCAGATATGCGTAATGGTTATTTGGTTATTCCTGTAATTGCATCTTATAAAAGAAGAATAAAAGGTGAGGTACGGGGAGATTCTGGAAGTGGTAGAACTGTTTATATAGAACCGGAAGCAGTAGTAGAGGCTACAAACAGGCTTAAAGAGCTGGAAGCCGATGAACGCCGGGAGGTTATAAGGATACTAACAGAGTTTACCAATATGCTAAGGCCAGAAGTTGCAGACTTGTTGATATCATATGATTTTCTGGGAACTATAGATTTTATCAGAGCAAAAGCCTTATTTTCTGCACGTATTAATGCTGTAAAACCTGTTTTTGAAAATAAACAGCAGATGAATTGGATACAGGCTGTGCACCCATTACTCAATATCACGCTGAGACAGCAGAATAAAAAAGCTATTCCATTAGATATTGTACTGAACCAGGAAAACAGAATACTTGTAGTGTCCGGTGTTAATGCGGGAGGGAAGTCCTTGTGTCTAAAAACAGCAGCATTGCTTCAGTATATGCTTCAGTCTGGATTGTTAATTCCGGTTAGATCCGGTTCGCATGCAGGAATTTTCGACCATATTTTTATAGATATAGGGGATGGACAAAGTATAGAAAACAGCCTTAGTACTTATACTTCGCATCTGAAAAATATGAAATTCTTTGTAGAACATAATGATGATAAAACACTTTTACTGATAGATGAGTTTGGGAGCGGAACAGAGCCGCAAATAGGCGGAGCTATTGCAGAAACATTGTTGGAAAGATTTAACCGTAAGCACAGTTTCGGACTTATTACAACACATTTTCAGAATCTTAAACAGTTTGCCTATGAGACTAAAGGTATTGTGAATGGAGCGATGCTGTATGATGTTGAAGAAATGAAGCCTTTGTACAAGTTGGCTATTGGAAATCCGGGAAGCTCTTTTGCGATTGAAGTGGCACGAAAAACAGGGCTTCCTGAAGATGTTATTATGGATTCAGCAGAAAGAATAGGAACTGAGTTTGCTAATATGGACAATCTGCTTCAATCAATAGTAAGGGATAAACTTTATTGGGAGAAAAAAAGAAAAGAAGTAGAAGTGTCAGAAGGGCAGTCGTGTAGTGATTGTGTAGGAAAAACTTTAAATGAAAATAGAGAGATCGAAACTGCTGCAGAAGTTTCAGTTGTTGGAATTGGAGATAGAGTAAAGTTGGAGGGTCAGGCAGCTATAGGAACTGTTTTGGATATAAAGGGTAAACAGGCTACAGTTGTATTTGGGGCTATAAAAAGTATAGTTAAGTACGAACGTTTG